The following are encoded together in the Halomonas halophila genome:
- a CDS encoding DNA-methyltransferase — MTNNHMANGVQLPLRENEVTDSDEPNEVKENEPLVSFVEGDARNILLEDESVDLIVTSPPYWKKRDYGVDGQIGQEASPDDYVQEIIKALREWRRVLKPTGSVFLNVGDTYWKKCLAAIPSRLEVAAINDGWILRNRVIWAKESGMPEPARNRLANRHEHILHLTKSHNYHYDMFGYTEAFGNGANPGDVWNVSLKRNVGRHLAPFPDEVVERAVLLACPKEVCSACGVPRKREIGRTRELDPSRPQAKRAMELADEYGLTDEHIRAIQATGISDAGKAKSIQSGTGRNAKHIQKLAAEAKEVLGGYFREFTFAKRITLGWTECKCNAGYSPGLVLDPFMGTGTTLRVAANLGRRAVGVDLDITNAVFS, encoded by the coding sequence ATGACAAATAACCATATGGCCAATGGTGTTCAGTTACCCCTCAGAGAGAATGAGGTTACTGATTCTGATGAACCAAATGAGGTTAAGGAAAATGAACCCTTGGTGTCATTTGTCGAGGGAGATGCAAGAAATATTCTTCTGGAAGATGAAAGTGTAGATTTGATTGTTACTTCTCCTCCCTATTGGAAGAAAAGAGACTATGGGGTTGATGGTCAAATAGGCCAAGAAGCTAGTCCTGATGATTACGTCCAAGAGATTATAAAAGCACTGAGGGAGTGGCGAAGAGTATTAAAGCCGACGGGGTCGGTTTTTTTAAATGTTGGTGATACGTATTGGAAAAAGTGTTTGGCTGCCATACCTTCTCGCTTAGAGGTGGCTGCCATAAATGACGGATGGATTCTTCGAAATCGTGTCATCTGGGCGAAAGAAAGCGGGATGCCAGAACCAGCCAGAAATCGTTTGGCTAATCGGCATGAACATATACTGCATTTAACAAAAAGCCATAATTATCATTATGACATGTTTGGCTATACGGAAGCCTTTGGTAACGGGGCAAATCCTGGAGATGTCTGGAATGTTTCATTAAAAAGAAATGTTGGGAGGCATCTTGCTCCATTTCCTGATGAGGTGGTTGAGCGCGCAGTTTTGTTAGCTTGTCCTAAGGAGGTTTGTAGCGCTTGTGGTGTGCCAAGGAAGCGAGAGATTGGAAGAACGCGTGAGCTTGATCCTTCTCGTCCACAAGCGAAACGTGCAATGGAATTGGCGGATGAGTATGGGCTTACTGACGAGCATATCCGAGCTATACAGGCAACAGGAATATCTGATGCCGGTAAAGCCAAGTCTATTCAAAGTGGCACAGGTAGGAATGCTAAGCATATACAAAAGCTCGCGGCTGAAGCGAAAGAGGTTCTAGGTGGTTATTTTAGAGAGTTTACATTCGCTAAGCGAATCACTTTAGGCTGGACAGAATGTAAATGCAACGCTGGATACTCTCCTGGCTTGGTATTGGACCCATTTATGGGCACGGGTACTACACTACGTGTTGCTGCTAATTTGGGGAGAAGGGCAGTTGGTGTGGATCTCGATATAACTAATGCTGTTTTTTCCTAG
- the guaA gene encoding glutamine-hydrolyzing GMP synthase — translation MTDIHAHKILILDFGSQYTQLIARRVREIGVYSEIRAFDITEEEIREYAPNGIILAGGPESVTELDSPRAPQCVFEMGLPVLGICYGMQTMAEQLGGAVEGSHKREFGYAQVRLDVETALFKDISDHIDSETGKSLLDVWMSHGDKVAQVPAEFSVTASTPSCPIAAMAWEEKRFFGVQFHPEVTHTLQGQRILEHFVLDICQSERNWTPAQIIEDQIARVREQVGDRHVLLGLSGGVDSSVVAALLHKAIGDQLTCVFVDNGLLRKDEGNQVMETFSQHMGVRVIRSDAEDLFLGKLEGVADPEEKRKIIGNTFIDVFDEQAAKIEGVDFLAQGTIYPDVIESAASKTGKAHVIKSHHNVGGLPETMKLKLVEPLRELFKDEVRKLGVELGLPYDMVYRHPFPGPGLGVRILGEVKKEYADILREADAIFIEELHNAGWYHKTSQAFAVFLPVKSVGVVGDGRRYEWVIALRAVETIDFMTARWAHLPYELLEKVSNRIINELSGVSRVTYDVSSKPPATIEWE, via the coding sequence ATGACCGACATTCACGCCCACAAGATCCTGATCCTCGACTTCGGCTCCCAGTACACCCAGCTGATCGCCCGCCGGGTCCGCGAGATCGGGGTCTACTCCGAGATCCGCGCCTTCGACATCACCGAGGAAGAGATCCGCGAGTACGCCCCCAACGGCATCATCCTCGCCGGCGGCCCGGAATCCGTTACCGAGCTGGACTCGCCGCGCGCCCCGCAGTGCGTGTTCGAGATGGGCCTGCCGGTGCTCGGCATCTGCTACGGCATGCAGACCATGGCCGAGCAGCTCGGCGGCGCCGTGGAAGGCTCCCACAAGCGCGAGTTCGGCTACGCCCAGGTGCGCCTCGACGTGGAGACCGCGCTGTTCAAGGACATCTCCGACCACATCGACTCCGAGACCGGCAAGAGCCTGCTCGACGTGTGGATGAGCCACGGTGACAAGGTCGCCCAGGTGCCGGCCGAATTCAGCGTGACCGCCTCCACCCCGAGCTGCCCGATCGCCGCCATGGCCTGGGAAGAGAAGCGCTTCTTCGGCGTGCAGTTCCACCCCGAGGTGACCCACACCCTGCAGGGCCAGCGCATCCTCGAGCACTTCGTGCTGGATATCTGCCAGAGCGAGCGCAACTGGACCCCGGCCCAGATCATCGAGGACCAGATCGCCCGCGTGCGCGAGCAGGTCGGCGACCGCCACGTGCTGCTCGGTCTCTCCGGCGGCGTCGACTCCTCCGTGGTCGCGGCGCTGCTGCACAAGGCCATCGGCGACCAGCTCACCTGCGTGTTCGTCGACAACGGCCTGCTGCGCAAGGACGAAGGCAACCAGGTGATGGAGACCTTCTCCCAGCACATGGGCGTGCGCGTCATCCGCTCCGACGCCGAAGACCTGTTCCTCGGCAAGCTCGAGGGCGTGGCGGACCCGGAAGAGAAGCGCAAGATCATCGGCAACACCTTCATCGATGTGTTCGACGAGCAGGCCGCGAAGATCGAAGGCGTGGACTTCCTCGCCCAGGGCACCATCTACCCGGACGTGATCGAGTCCGCCGCCAGCAAGACCGGCAAGGCCCACGTCATCAAGTCGCACCACAACGTCGGCGGCCTGCCCGAGACCATGAAGCTCAAGCTGGTCGAACCGCTGCGCGAGCTGTTCAAGGACGAGGTGCGCAAGCTCGGCGTCGAGCTCGGCCTGCCCTACGACATGGTCTACCGCCACCCCTTCCCGGGGCCGGGCCTGGGCGTGCGCATCCTCGGCGAGGTGAAGAAGGAATACGCCGACATCCTGCGCGAGGCCGACGCCATCTTCATCGAGGAGCTGCACAACGCCGGCTGGTACCACAAGACCAGCCAGGCCTTCGCCGTCTTCCTGCCGGTCAAGTCGGTGGGCGTGGTCGGCGACGGCCGCCGCTACGAGTGGGTCATCGCCCTGCGCGCCGTGGAGACCATCGACTTCATGACCGCCCGCTGGGCGCACCTGCCCTACGAGCTGCTGGAGAAGGTCTCCAACCGCATCATCAACGAGCTTTCCGGTGTCTCCCGCGTCACCTACGACGTGAGCAGCAAGCCGCCCGCCACCATCGAGTGGGAGTGA
- the guaB gene encoding IMP dehydrogenase, protein MLRMAQEALTFDDVLLVPGYSEVLPKDVSLRTRLTRDLYLNIPLLSAAMDTVTEARLAIAMAQEGGIGIIHKSMTIAQQAAEVRKVKKHESVIVKDPVTVGAKAKLADLLAMAREHGFSGFPVVEGETLVGIVTERDMRFQPNHGDSVADIMTPREKLVTVAEGTGLDVIKGKMQEHRVEKMLVVDDEFRLRGLVTFQDIEKARTFPHAAKDEDGRLLVGAAVGTGPETPDRIAALADAGVDAIIVDTAHGHSRGVIERVAWVKEHFPQIQVIGGNIATAEAAKALAEAGADGVKVGIGPGSICTTRVVAGVGVPQITAVSNVAAALKPYDIPLIADGGVRFSGDLAKAIAAGASAVMVGGLLAGTEEAPGEVELYQGRTYKAYRGMGSMGAMSQTQGSSDRYFQDKEAGVEKLVPEGIEGRVPYKGVMGAIVHQMMGGLRASMGYTGCASIEEMRTKPEFVKITGAGFNESHVHDVQITKEAPNYRAG, encoded by the coding sequence ATGCTACGTATGGCCCAAGAAGCTCTTACGTTCGATGACGTATTACTCGTTCCCGGCTATTCGGAGGTCCTGCCCAAGGACGTCAGCCTCCGGACACGCCTGACCCGCGACCTATACCTCAACATCCCGCTCCTCTCCGCCGCCATGGACACCGTGACCGAGGCCCGCCTGGCCATCGCGATGGCGCAGGAAGGAGGCATCGGCATCATCCACAAGAGCATGACCATCGCCCAGCAGGCCGCCGAGGTGCGCAAGGTCAAGAAGCACGAGAGCGTGATCGTGAAGGACCCGGTCACCGTCGGCGCCAAGGCCAAGCTGGCCGACCTGCTGGCCATGGCCCGCGAGCACGGCTTCTCCGGCTTCCCGGTGGTGGAAGGCGAGACCCTGGTGGGCATCGTCACCGAGCGTGACATGCGCTTCCAGCCGAACCACGGCGACAGCGTGGCCGACATCATGACCCCGCGCGAGAAGCTGGTCACCGTGGCCGAGGGCACCGGCCTCGACGTCATCAAGGGCAAGATGCAGGAGCACCGCGTCGAGAAGATGCTGGTGGTGGACGACGAGTTCCGCCTGCGCGGCCTGGTCACCTTCCAGGACATCGAGAAGGCCCGCACCTTCCCGCACGCCGCCAAGGACGAGGACGGCCGCCTGCTGGTCGGCGCCGCCGTGGGCACCGGCCCCGAGACCCCTGATCGCATCGCCGCCCTGGCCGACGCCGGCGTCGACGCCATCATCGTCGACACCGCCCATGGCCACTCCCGTGGCGTGATCGAGCGCGTGGCCTGGGTCAAGGAGCACTTCCCGCAGATCCAGGTGATCGGCGGCAATATCGCCACCGCCGAGGCCGCCAAGGCGCTGGCCGAAGCCGGCGCCGACGGCGTCAAGGTCGGCATCGGCCCCGGCTCCATCTGCACCACCCGCGTCGTCGCCGGCGTCGGCGTGCCGCAGATCACCGCCGTCTCCAACGTCGCCGCGGCGCTCAAGCCCTACGACATCCCGCTGATCGCCGACGGCGGCGTGCGCTTCTCCGGCGACCTGGCCAAGGCCATCGCGGCCGGCGCCAGCGCGGTGATGGTCGGCGGCCTGCTGGCCGGCACCGAGGAAGCTCCGGGCGAGGTCGAGCTCTACCAGGGCCGGACCTACAAGGCCTACCGCGGCATGGGCTCCATGGGCGCCATGTCCCAGACCCAGGGCTCCAGCGACCGCTACTTCCAGGACAAGGAAGCCGGCGTCGAGAAGCTGGTGCCGGAAGGCATCGAAGGCCGCGTGCCCTACAAGGGCGTGATGGGCGCCATCGTCCACCAGATGATGGGCGGCCTGCGCGCCTCCATGGGCTACACCGGCTGCGCCAGCATCGAGGAGATGCGCACCAAGCCGGAGTTCGTGAAGATCACCGGCGCCGGCTTCAACGAGTCCCACGTCCACGACGTGCAGATCACCAAGGAAGCCCCGAACTATCGTGCCGGCTGA
- a CDS encoding ABC transporter substrate-binding protein: protein MRAGRCAVKWFVGGLLALSLGLGGVASAQTATPLVVEAALDREVVTPLLDAFRDAHPEIALDFRDRSTLEVDDLVASADPPPDVVISSAMPWQMARVNEGRARRLDSAEVRDWPAWAKWRNEVFGFTFEPIVMAYRLDLSRRMLPPTTHADLHTLLTTEREALSGRVTSYSPLGSGVGYTLFQQDARYTPRFWDLVAGMGGVEAQLENSTRAMLEGLSDGRYWLGYNLLGSYAMVWAQDHPEVIVQVPQDYALVLMRMAFVHRDAPHPAAAETFVDFLLSHAGQRVLAGETPLFSVRPDVIGPYTAQRLRDQVGERLYPIPLNASLLAFVDPQRRDAFLARWRREFTPDD from the coding sequence ATGAGGGCAGGACGGTGTGCCGTGAAGTGGTTCGTGGGTGGCCTGCTGGCGCTGTCGCTGGGCTTGGGAGGCGTGGCCTCGGCCCAGACCGCCACGCCGCTGGTGGTGGAGGCGGCCCTGGACCGAGAAGTGGTCACGCCGCTGCTCGACGCCTTCCGCGACGCCCATCCCGAGATCGCGCTGGACTTCCGCGACCGCTCGACGCTGGAGGTCGACGATCTGGTAGCGTCGGCCGACCCGCCGCCGGACGTGGTGATCAGCTCGGCGATGCCGTGGCAGATGGCGCGGGTCAACGAGGGCCGGGCGCGGCGGCTGGACTCCGCCGAGGTACGCGACTGGCCGGCCTGGGCCAAGTGGCGTAACGAGGTGTTCGGCTTCACCTTCGAGCCGATCGTGATGGCCTACCGGCTCGACCTCTCGCGGCGCATGCTGCCGCCGACGACCCACGCCGACCTGCACACCCTGCTGACCACCGAGCGCGAGGCGCTTTCCGGGCGGGTGACCAGCTACTCGCCGCTGGGCAGCGGCGTCGGCTATACGCTGTTCCAGCAGGATGCCCGCTACACGCCGCGCTTCTGGGACCTGGTGGCCGGCATGGGCGGCGTCGAGGCGCAGCTCGAGAACAGCACCCGCGCCATGCTCGAGGGCCTGAGCGACGGCCGCTACTGGCTCGGCTACAACCTGCTCGGCTCCTACGCCATGGTCTGGGCTCAGGACCACCCCGAGGTGATCGTCCAGGTGCCCCAGGACTACGCCCTGGTGCTGATGCGCATGGCCTTCGTGCATCGCGACGCCCCGCATCCCGCCGCCGCCGAGACCTTCGTCGACTTCCTGCTCAGCCACGCCGGACAGCGGGTGCTGGCCGGCGAGACGCCGCTGTTCAGCGTGCGGCCCGACGTGATCGGCCCCTACACCGCCCAGCGCCTGCGTGACCAGGTCGGCGAGCGGCTCTATCCGATCCCGCTCAACGCCTCGCTGCTGGCCTTCGTCGATCCCCAGCGCCGCGACGCCTTCCTGGCCCGCTGGCGGCGCGAGTTCACCCCCGATGACTGA
- a CDS encoding sensor histidine kinase — MIEVAGSLKRRLAVWLLVTVTGLGALLMVEAWWSSRRAAERAFDSQLEAAALTIAEAVQWQHGEPVVTIPAAALQILATRHQERVFYAVLDADGEAVSTNMALSIAPGWRERAAREPRALTTGFDGASWRLYGREYDSAGWVSQEPVQIWVGHTREGRMALADELFERAVSRFVAMVLLAGALMAMALRVALGPMRRLRRQLRLREADDTRPLDARVPEEMRELAQTLDHLFARQRESREALLRFTADASHQLKTPLAGLQSTSELALKSPEPADWHAALGAVHDGAARTSRLAGQLLSLARLRHVAEAGEVAPLDLAALLRETLLDWAGREAARDHDLGLDELPAGPCRVRAEAWALRELLGNLIDNALRYTPPGSTITLGLVREAEAVELYVEDDGPGVPAEARERLLRPFERGGRQDTDGSGLGLAIVDSIARRLGGRLSLADRAPHGLIVRLRLPRCGDDETGRNA, encoded by the coding sequence GTGATCGAGGTCGCGGGCTCGCTCAAGCGCCGCCTGGCGGTATGGCTGCTGGTCACCGTGACCGGGCTCGGCGCGCTGCTGATGGTCGAGGCCTGGTGGAGCAGCCGGCGCGCCGCCGAACGCGCCTTCGACAGCCAGCTCGAGGCCGCCGCCCTGACCATCGCCGAGGCCGTGCAGTGGCAGCACGGCGAGCCGGTGGTGACGATTCCCGCCGCGGCGCTGCAGATTCTCGCCACCCGCCACCAGGAGCGGGTGTTCTACGCCGTACTCGACGCCGACGGCGAGGCGGTCTCGACCAACATGGCGCTTTCCATCGCCCCCGGCTGGCGCGAGCGTGCGGCCCGCGAGCCCCGGGCGCTGACCACCGGCTTCGACGGCGCCTCCTGGCGGCTCTACGGGCGCGAATATGACTCGGCCGGCTGGGTCTCCCAGGAGCCGGTGCAGATCTGGGTCGGCCACACCCGCGAGGGGCGGATGGCGCTGGCCGACGAGCTGTTCGAGCGCGCCGTCAGCCGCTTCGTGGCCATGGTGCTGCTGGCCGGCGCGCTGATGGCCATGGCGCTGCGCGTGGCACTCGGCCCCATGCGCCGACTGCGCCGCCAGCTGCGCCTGCGCGAGGCCGACGACACCCGGCCGCTCGACGCCCGCGTGCCCGAGGAGATGCGCGAGCTGGCCCAGACCCTCGACCACCTGTTCGCCCGCCAGCGCGAGAGCCGCGAGGCGTTGCTGCGCTTCACCGCCGACGCCAGCCACCAGCTCAAGACGCCGCTGGCGGGGCTGCAGAGCACCAGCGAGCTGGCGCTGAAGAGCCCTGAGCCCGCCGACTGGCACGCCGCCCTCGGCGCGGTGCACGACGGCGCGGCGCGCACCAGCCGCCTGGCCGGCCAGCTGTTGAGCCTGGCGCGGCTGCGCCACGTGGCCGAGGCGGGGGAGGTCGCCCCGCTGGACCTGGCCGCGCTGCTGCGCGAGACGCTGCTCGACTGGGCAGGGCGCGAGGCGGCGCGCGATCACGACCTGGGGCTCGACGAGTTGCCGGCCGGCCCCTGCCGGGTGCGCGCCGAGGCCTGGGCGCTGCGCGAGCTGCTCGGCAACCTGATCGACAACGCCCTGCGCTACACGCCGCCCGGCAGCACCATCACCCTGGGGCTCGTGCGCGAGGCCGAGGCGGTCGAACTCTACGTGGAGGACGACGGCCCCGGAGTGCCGGCCGAGGCCCGCGAGCGGCTGCTGCGGCCCTTCGAGCGCGGCGGGCGCCAGGACACCGACGGCTCCGGACTGGGGCTCGCCATCGTCGACTCCATCGCCCGGCGCCTCGGCGGCCGGCTGAGCCTCGCCGACCGCGCGCCCCATGGCCTGATCGTGCGCCTGCGGCTGCCGCGCTGCGGCGACGACGAGACAGGGAGGAACGCATGA
- a CDS encoding response regulator encodes MRLLVIEDDPLIARSLEHALAPLGNTIDVFATRAEARAALSHDRFDLILLDLGLPDGDGLELLGELRGRGDTTPVLILTARDAVDDRVSGLDLGADDYLAKPFSLAELEARVRALLRRSQQRSDNRLRLGRLAFDPETGSASLDEAPLELPRRELLLLEGLLLHAGGITPRETLERRLFGFDEVGTNALEVYVSRLRKRLKDSGLRIRTFRGLGYRLEDDAG; translated from the coding sequence ATGCGCCTGCTGGTCATCGAGGACGATCCGCTGATCGCCCGCTCCCTGGAACACGCCCTGGCCCCGCTGGGCAACACCATCGACGTCTTCGCCACCCGCGCCGAGGCACGGGCCGCGCTCAGTCACGATCGCTTCGATCTGATCCTGCTCGACCTCGGCCTGCCCGACGGCGACGGCCTCGAGCTGCTGGGCGAGCTGCGTGGCCGCGGCGACACCACGCCGGTGCTGATCCTCACCGCCCGCGACGCCGTCGACGACCGCGTCTCCGGCCTCGACCTGGGTGCCGACGACTACCTGGCCAAGCCGTTCTCGCTGGCCGAGCTGGAGGCCCGGGTGCGGGCGCTGCTGCGGCGCAGCCAGCAGCGCAGCGACAACCGCCTGCGCCTCGGCCGGTTGGCCTTCGATCCCGAGACCGGCAGCGCCAGCCTCGACGAGGCCCCGCTGGAGCTGCCGCGCCGCGAGCTGCTGCTGCTCGAGGGCCTGCTGCTGCACGCCGGCGGCATCACCCCGCGGGAGACCCTGGAACGGCGACTGTTCGGCTTCGACGAGGTGGGCACCAATGCGCTTGAGGTCTACGTCAGCCGGCTGCGCAAGCGGCTCAAGGACAGCGGCCTGCGCATCCGCACCTTCCGCGGGCTGGGCTACCGGCTGGAGGACGACGCCGGGTGA
- a CDS encoding Bug family tripartite tricarboxylate transporter substrate binding protein, translating into MKINTAIRHASGIALLGGALLAGQAQAADEAECIAPAKPGGGYDLTCRLAANGLLAAELIDEPMLVTYMPGGIGAVAYNHVNGVRSDDDNLIVAASTGAAVNLALGKFGQYDAGEVRWLGALGVDYGAIVVNADAPWQTLDELMADLKENPSSVAFGAGGTVGSQDWMKAALTAKAGDVDPRELRYVAFEGGGEALAALLGDHIQVFTGDLSELQSQLESGKVRVLASLSEERMGGPYADIPTAAEQGYDVEWPIWRGYYMGPDVSDEAYQAWIERFEELADNPGFAEMREERGLFPMARFGDDFDAYVKDQVADFQSLAEEVGLK; encoded by the coding sequence ATGAAGATCAACACGGCCATCCGCCACGCCTCCGGCATCGCCCTGCTGGGCGGCGCCCTGCTCGCCGGCCAGGCCCAGGCCGCCGACGAAGCCGAATGCATCGCGCCCGCCAAGCCTGGCGGCGGCTACGACCTGACCTGCCGCCTGGCGGCCAACGGCCTGCTGGCCGCCGAGCTCATCGACGAGCCGATGCTGGTCACCTACATGCCCGGCGGCATCGGCGCGGTAGCCTACAACCACGTCAACGGCGTGCGCAGCGACGACGACAACCTGATCGTCGCGGCCAGCACCGGCGCCGCCGTCAACCTGGCGCTGGGCAAGTTCGGCCAGTACGACGCCGGCGAAGTGCGCTGGCTCGGCGCCCTGGGCGTCGACTATGGCGCCATCGTGGTCAATGCCGATGCCCCCTGGCAGACCCTCGACGAGCTGATGGCCGACCTGAAGGAGAACCCGAGCTCGGTGGCCTTCGGCGCCGGCGGCACCGTGGGCAGCCAGGACTGGATGAAAGCCGCGCTGACCGCCAAGGCCGGCGACGTCGACCCGCGCGAGCTGCGCTACGTGGCGTTCGAGGGCGGCGGCGAGGCGCTGGCCGCACTGCTGGGCGACCACATCCAGGTGTTCACCGGCGACCTGTCCGAGCTGCAGTCCCAGCTCGAGAGCGGCAAGGTGCGCGTGCTGGCCTCGCTCTCCGAGGAGCGCATGGGCGGCCCCTACGCCGACATCCCCACCGCCGCCGAGCAGGGCTACGACGTCGAGTGGCCGATCTGGCGCGGCTACTACATGGGCCCGGACGTCAGCGACGAGGCCTACCAGGCCTGGATCGAGCGCTTCGAGGAGCTGGCCGACAACCCCGGCTTCGCCGAGATGCGCGAGGAGCGCGGGCTGTTCCCGATGGCGCGCTTCGGTGACGACTTCGACGCCTACGTGAAGGACCAGGTCGCCGACTTCCAGTCACTGGCCGAAGAAGTGGGTCTGAAATGA
- a CDS encoding tripartite tricarboxylate transporter TctB family protein has translation MRIAADRLLGLALIGLAAFIAVQSLQLQVPFSYEPVGPKAFPLGLAALLAALALVLVFKPGEDGEWPAPALALRLLGVLGLLLVYALLFTRLGFIPASFLVVATLARLFDASWPKALVTAALMAAGSDFLFTEGLGIGLPDGTWLADIL, from the coding sequence ATGAGAATCGCCGCCGACCGACTGCTGGGCCTGGCCCTGATCGGTCTGGCGGCGTTCATCGCCGTCCAGTCCCTTCAGCTGCAGGTGCCCTTCAGCTACGAGCCCGTGGGGCCGAAAGCCTTCCCGCTGGGGCTGGCGGCCCTCCTCGCCGCCCTGGCACTGGTGCTGGTGTTCAAGCCCGGCGAAGACGGCGAGTGGCCGGCTCCTGCCCTGGCGCTACGGCTGCTGGGCGTGCTCGGCCTGCTGCTGGTCTACGCCCTGCTGTTCACCCGCCTGGGCTTCATTCCCGCCTCCTTCCTGGTGGTGGCGACCCTGGCCCGGCTGTTCGACGCCAGCTGGCCCAAGGCCCTCGTGACCGCCGCGCTGATGGCCGCGGGCAGCGACTTCCTGTTCACCGAGGGGCTCGGCATCGGCCTGCCCGACGGCACCTGGCTGGCCGACATCCTCTAA
- a CDS encoding tripartite tricarboxylate transporter permease, whose protein sequence is MFDFLIEGFGVALSPLNLGLAFLGALLGTLFGALPGIGPINGIAILMPLAYTLGLPAESALILLAGIYTGAEYGGRMSSILLNVPGDAGAVMTTLDGHPLAKQGLAGPALGLSAVSSFVGATIAIIGLTLFAPLLAEVAVMFGPAEFFALMIFAFSSMAVMMGKDPVKTAIGAVLGVLIATVGVDGGTGVMRFTFGMPELYDGVDFVVMIIGLFAISEILLMLEHAHRRDADDEMPPLGRVFVSLKEVLHCKGAMGRSGLLGFIIGVLPGTGASVAGAVSYTTEKRLSDKDGTFGKGDMRGLAAPEAANNASAAGSFVPMLTLGIPGSGTTAVLLGALMLYNITPGPMMFTERPEVAGGLIASLYIGNIVLLALNLPLAGVFARVLTIPRWVLVPAIAILAFVGVYQLHSDLTAIYLMLIIGVFGYLLRKLGFSLAPVILGYVLGGLMEQNLRRALSISGGDAGILWQSGISLGLWIAAAALLVLPWLVPKLLAGRSRRHAG, encoded by the coding sequence ATGTTCGATTTCCTGATCGAGGGGTTCGGCGTCGCACTGAGCCCCCTGAACCTTGGGCTGGCCTTCCTCGGCGCCCTGCTGGGCACCCTGTTCGGCGCGCTGCCGGGCATCGGCCCGATCAACGGCATCGCCATCCTGATGCCGCTGGCCTACACCCTCGGCCTGCCCGCCGAGTCGGCGCTGATCCTGCTGGCCGGCATCTATACCGGCGCCGAGTACGGCGGCCGCATGTCCAGCATCCTGCTCAACGTGCCCGGCGACGCCGGCGCGGTGATGACCACCCTGGACGGCCATCCGCTGGCCAAGCAGGGCCTGGCCGGCCCGGCGCTGGGCCTGTCGGCGGTGAGCTCCTTCGTCGGCGCCACCATCGCCATCATCGGCCTGACGCTGTTCGCGCCGCTGCTGGCCGAAGTGGCGGTGATGTTCGGCCCGGCCGAATTCTTCGCGCTGATGATCTTCGCCTTCTCGTCGATGGCGGTGATGATGGGCAAGGACCCGGTCAAGACCGCCATCGGCGCGGTGCTGGGCGTGCTGATCGCCACCGTGGGCGTCGACGGCGGCACCGGCGTGATGCGCTTCACCTTCGGCATGCCGGAGCTCTATGACGGCGTCGACTTCGTGGTGATGATCATCGGCCTGTTCGCCATCAGCGAGATCCTGCTGATGCTCGAGCACGCCCACCGCCGCGACGCCGACGACGAGATGCCGCCGCTGGGCCGGGTCTTCGTCAGCCTCAAGGAAGTGCTGCACTGCAAGGGCGCCATGGGCCGCTCGGGCCTGCTCGGCTTCATCATCGGCGTGCTGCCGGGCACCGGCGCCTCGGTGGCGGGCGCGGTGTCCTACACCACCGAGAAGCGCCTTTCAGACAAGGACGGCACCTTCGGCAAGGGCGACATGCGCGGCCTGGCGGCCCCGGAGGCGGCCAACAACGCCTCGGCGGCGGGCTCCTTCGTGCCGATGCTGACGCTGGGCATCCCCGGCTCCGGCACCACCGCGGTGCTGCTCGGCGCTCTGATGCTCTACAACATCACCCCGGGCCCGATGATGTTCACCGAGCGCCCCGAGGTGGCCGGCGGCCTGATCGCCTCGCTTTACATCGGCAACATCGTGCTGCTGGCACTGAACCTGCCGCTGGCCGGCGTGTTCGCCCGGGTGCTGACCATCCCGCGCTGGGTGCTGGTGCCGGCCATCGCCATTCTGGCCTTCGTCGGCGTCTACCAGCTGCACTCCGACCTGACCGCCATCTACCTGATGCTGATCATCGGCGTGTTCGGCTACCTGCTGCGCAAGCTCGGCTTCTCGCTGGCGCCGGTGATCCTCGGCTACGTGCTGGGCGGGCTGATGGAGCAGAACCTGCGCCGGGCGCTGTCGATCAGCGGTGGCGACGCGGGTATCCTGTGGCAGTCCGGCATCTCGCTGGGGCTGTGGATCGCCGCCGCCGCGCTGCTGGTACTGCCCTGGCTGGTGCCGAAGCTGCTCGCCGGTCGCTCTCGCCGCCACGCCGGCTGA